One Anaerotignum faecicola DNA window includes the following coding sequences:
- a CDS encoding DEAD/DEAH box helicase, which translates to MKLNSFQAFKTACELSDYANGRAKLIGVYTSSSIKLYPFQMAAALFALRSPYLKGVVLCDEGGLGKTVEALLVVAQKWCEGERRLLIISPNHLLKQWEDMIEEKFDFPWLTICEKDKLAALSTQGNLFFQDAVILTSYDFAVENCEMIREISWDAVVFEEASRLSKIHTGMSGEAEALKSAAGNAFKILVTPTPIEMSIMDVYGLIYFIDKDALPEKEWFYKRYFRKSENYGELAENISRYCFRTLRSQAKRYMKLTERIPVSITYRLTKSESELYALLEDYLKKPEKKAFPQMDNYELTIMLTKIASSSSFALQKTLGNIERRLESYDESDEELSQIRLIKEAAENVRENAKGKLLLFLLKKLFPLIKKNGGRKKALIFTENRITQEYLKRLLSEKGYSSLVYNGAKSKDYEILEEFEKSAEILICTEVASSGLNLQICSLVINYDWSYNAMEMEQRINRCHRQDQENDVIVINLVNPENFADVRMLELMKKRILQFDGIVGMSDEIAGEFFDSGEMAVEYISKKLRPVGKIEEEHKLILRETMEENIREAEEMENRLFTTFDGKIAENVEIKPQYIEEKIQEINDKLWDLIKYFFEHNSNFSLIEETRTVKAARFNPPSPFIGVYNLRESYSMLDRSVPRAGRITVTGKFAGHVLEGIFWKGISQRGKVVVDSDIEKCVIGFYEISVYGKYVSEWKEHTFVGICGSGKLLTDEECRKIMELPALHCMEIGKKHLGQHDFALLEERVTEEHPLDKFVSPEDCLNRAVKNLSRENAAAIEEEEISAENKKAALDREIEKIKLEIKAAEKTAANTAVEKVVLKKKINMLTKELKQKQQSFFMEEMRIDAHKEEKIREIIERTKLYAKVKRLFLLDVEGKQAEEL; encoded by the coding sequence ATGAAACTAAATTCTTTTCAAGCTTTCAAAACAGCATGTGAACTTTCCGATTATGCCAATGGTCGGGCAAAACTGATTGGTGTGTACACCTCAAGCAGTATAAAATTATACCCGTTTCAAATGGCTGCGGCTCTTTTCGCACTGCGTTCGCCTTATCTGAAAGGCGTTGTGCTGTGCGATGAAGGAGGGCTGGGCAAAACGGTGGAAGCTCTCTTGGTTGTTGCCCAGAAATGGTGCGAGGGCGAACGACGATTGCTTATTATCTCTCCAAACCACCTCTTGAAACAGTGGGAGGACATGATAGAAGAGAAATTCGATTTTCCATGGCTGACGATTTGCGAAAAAGACAAGCTTGCAGCGCTTTCAACACAAGGGAATCTATTTTTTCAAGATGCCGTTATATTGACTTCTTATGATTTTGCTGTGGAAAATTGTGAAATGATAAGGGAAATTTCATGGGATGCAGTTGTTTTTGAAGAAGCAAGCCGTTTGTCAAAAATCCATACGGGCATGAGCGGAGAAGCCGAAGCTCTGAAATCGGCGGCGGGAAACGCATTTAAAATACTTGTCACCCCTACGCCAATTGAAATGAGCATTATGGATGTTTATGGTCTGATATATTTCATTGATAAGGATGCGCTGCCGGAAAAGGAATGGTTCTATAAGCGGTATTTTCGAAAGAGCGAAAATTACGGCGAGCTGGCAGAAAATATCAGCCGATATTGTTTCAGAACCCTAAGAAGCCAAGCCAAACGATATATGAAATTAACGGAAAGAATTCCCGTATCTATAACCTATAGATTAACGAAGAGCGAAAGCGAACTATACGCTCTTCTGGAAGATTATCTGAAAAAGCCTGAAAAAAAGGCTTTTCCGCAAATGGACAATTATGAATTAACGATTATGCTTACGAAAATTGCATCTTCCTCATCTTTTGCCCTGCAAAAAACTCTTGGGAATATAGAGAGGCGTTTAGAGAGCTATGATGAAAGCGACGAGGAATTATCGCAAATCAGGCTGATTAAGGAAGCGGCGGAGAATGTCAGGGAAAATGCCAAAGGCAAGCTTCTTTTATTTTTGCTTAAAAAGCTGTTTCCGCTTATAAAAAAGAACGGAGGCCGAAAAAAGGCTCTTATTTTCACTGAAAACCGTATAACGCAGGAGTATTTGAAAAGACTGCTTTCGGAAAAAGGGTATTCTTCGTTAGTATATAACGGAGCTAAAAGCAAGGACTATGAAATTTTGGAAGAATTTGAAAAGTCCGCTGAAATTCTAATCTGCACGGAGGTAGCGTCCAGCGGATTAAATCTTCAGATCTGTTCTTTGGTGATAAACTACGACTGGTCATATAACGCCATGGAAATGGAACAGCGTATAAACCGCTGTCATCGTCAGGATCAGGAAAACGATGTAATTGTGATTAACCTTGTCAATCCTGAAAATTTTGCCGATGTGCGTATGTTGGAACTTATGAAAAAACGTATTCTCCAGTTTGACGGCATTGTGGGCATGAGCGATGAAATTGCGGGCGAATTTTTTGACAGCGGCGAAATGGCCGTTGAATACATATCTAAAAAGCTGCGTCCCGTCGGAAAAATCGAAGAAGAACACAAATTGATTTTGAGGGAAACAATGGAAGAAAATATCAGGGAAGCAGAGGAAATGGAGAATCGGCTTTTCACCACCTTTGACGGAAAAATAGCGGAGAATGTGGAGATAAAGCCTCAGTATATTGAGGAAAAAATTCAGGAAATTAACGATAAACTGTGGGATTTAATAAAATATTTTTTTGAACATAATTCCAATTTTAGTTTGATAGAAGAAACAAGGACAGTGAAGGCCGCGCGTTTTAACCCGCCAAGTCCGTTCATAGGCGTATATAACCTAAGAGAAAGCTACAGCATGTTGGACAGAAGCGTTCCGAGGGCGGGAAGAATTACTGTCACCGGCAAATTTGCGGGACATGTTCTTGAAGGAATTTTCTGGAAAGGAATCAGTCAAAGGGGAAAAGTTGTTGTAGATTCGGATATAGAAAAATGTGTTATAGGTTTTTACGAAATAAGCGTATATGGAAAATATGTTTCGGAATGGAAAGAACATACTTTTGTTGGCATTTGCGGCAGCGGAAAATTACTGACCGATGAAGAATGCAGAAAGATTATGGAACTGCCTGCGCTTCATTGTATGGAAATAGGCAAAAAACATCTCGGACAGCATGATTTTGCTCTGCTTGAGGAACGTGTGACAGAAGAGCACCCTCTTGATAAATTTGTTTCTCCGGAGGACTGCCTTAACCGTGCGGTGAAGAATTTGAGCCGAGAAAATGCCGCAGCTATTGAGGAAGAGGAAATTTCTGCCGAAAATAAAAAGGCGGCCTTAGACCGCGAGATAGAGAAAATTAAATTGGAAATAAAGGCGGCTGAGAAAACGGCGGCAAATACAGCGGTTGAAAAGGTAGTTTTAAAAAAGAAAATTAATATGCTTACAAAGGAGCTAAAACAAAAACAACAGTCATTTTTTATGGAAGAGATGAGGATTGACGCCCATAAGGAAGAGAAAATTCGGGAAATTATAGAAAGAACAAAATTGTATGCAAAAGTGAAACGTCTGTTTTTACTTGATGTGGAGGGAAAGCAGGCGGAAGAATTGTAA